Part of the Sodalinema gerasimenkoae IPPAS B-353 genome is shown below.
TTGGCTTAGATCTCTATCGCAATTTGCCAGCGGGAGTGGGTAATGAGCAGATTACCGAGGTATTCCAGCAACAGGAGAACCTAATCGGCATTGAAAAACTACAAGACCAAAACTTATCTAGCGTCCCAGCTCCTCCGGTTCTCAAAGAACGGGATGCGGTGGGGTTTAATAATACCCTGGTTGATGCTGATGGGGTGGTTCGTCGTAGTTATCTATTTCTACGGGATTATGACGGAGTCCTGCATCGGAGTTTTGCCCTCAGGTTGGCCCTGCTGTATTTAGCGGAGGAAAACATCGTCCCAACAGGCGCACCCAGTGGCGACATGCGGTTGGGGGCTGTGGTGATTCCTCGGTTTAACGCCAATGATGGCCCCTATGTGCGCGCAGATGCTCGTGGCTATCAGTTTATGGTGAACTATCGCGGCCGAACCGATCGCATTACCACTGTTCCCCTACGGGATGTCTTAAATGGGGAGGTGTCGGAAGAGGAGATTCGCGATCGCGTGGTTCTGATTGGTTCGACGGCTTTCAGTCTGCGGGATGTCTTTATTACGCCCTATAGTCGCAGTCTCCTGGAAACTCAGAACGAGGTGCCGGGGGTATTGCTGCAAGCAGAGTTTGTGGGACAGCTTCTAGATGCTGCCCTAGATGGGCGATCATTTATGTCAGTCTGGCCCAAGACGGTTGAGATTCTCTGGATTATCCTCTGGGCCTGGATAGGCGCGTTGATTAGTTGGCAGTTACAATCGGTGCGGCGATCGGTGGCGGCCTTGGTGGTGGCTCTGTTGCTGTTGCTGGGGACTAGCTATTGGGCCTACAGCCTCAACCTTTGGATTCCTGTAATTCCGCCGATTTTGTCCCTCACGGGAGCCACTTCAATGGTGGTTGGCTATCTGGCCTATCTCAGTGAAGAGTTACGTCGCTCTAAGGAATTTTTGCAAAGTATCATCAACACGATTCCCGATCCCATTTTTGTTAAAGATACGGACTTGCGCTCCGTGGTTTTGAATCAAGCCTATAGCGAGCTGGTGGGATACCCTCTAAACACGTTGCTCAATCGCTCAGAGTTTGAGATGTTCCCCGAGGAACAAGCTCAAGCCTTCCAGCGAGAAGATGAGCGAGTTTTGCAAACTGGGTGCGATCGTGAGACGGAAGAAACCCTAACTGACGCTCAAGGCAATGTTCATATTTTAGCCACTAAGCGATCGCTGCACTCCGATGGCGCCGGCAATCACTTCCTGATTGGGGTCATTCGGGATATCACCGAACGCAAGCTTCTCGAAGACCAACTCAAACAAGTTGCGGCTGAGTTAGCCCAGTCCAATGCGGCCTTAAAACAGGATGCCAACCATGACGAACTGACGGGCCTACCAAATCGCAAACTTTTTCAAGAACGCCTTAAACAGTCTATTGAATGGGCAGAAAGCCATCAAAAACTCGTCGGTGTCATGTTTTTGGATCTCGATGGCTTCAAAGAAGTTAATGACACCCTCGGCC
Proteins encoded:
- a CDS encoding CHASE2 domain-containing protein translates to MWLAFKQRFAKPALDLASSQGYKVLAATGVAGFVVLVRAVGLLQGAEWIMSDLFLRSRSEQQLNDRLLVVGIDEEDLRQVGTWPIPDAILATAIRRLDESNPRAIGLDLYRNLPAGVGNEQITEVFQQQENLIGIEKLQDQNLSSVPAPPVLKERDAVGFNNTLVDADGVVRRSYLFLRDYDGVLHRSFALRLALLYLAEENIVPTGAPSGDMRLGAVVIPRFNANDGPYVRADARGYQFMVNYRGRTDRITTVPLRDVLNGEVSEEEIRDRVVLIGSTAFSLRDVFITPYSRSLLETQNEVPGVLLQAEFVGQLLDAALDGRSFMSVWPKTVEILWIILWAWIGALISWQLQSVRRSVAALVVALLLLLGTSYWAYSLNLWIPVIPPILSLTGATSMVVGYLAYLSEELRRSKEFLQSIINTIPDPIFVKDTDLRSVVLNQAYSELVGYPLNTLLNRSEFEMFPEEQAQAFQREDERVLQTGCDRETEETLTDAQGNVHILATKRSLHSDGAGNHFLIGVIRDITERKLLEDQLKQVAAELAQSNAALKQDANHDELTGLPNRKLFQERLKQSIEWAESHQKLVGVMFLDLDGFKEVNDTLGHASGDILLQHVANRLSGSLRGSDTVARLGGDEFTVILPGIPSISDAERVAQKIVKTLSEPFELEEGTVSVTTSLGICLYPTHGHQLDALIHLADEAMFEAKKQGKNCYCIAHLDSDPQP